One Actinomadura viridis genomic region harbors:
- a CDS encoding MFS transporter: protein MPRWLVALALGALIFYTDDYVIAGVLPEISGDLDVSTGAAGQLVTVFSVTVAVAAPVAAIATARLRRRTVLVAAAVAFTAANALAALAPSYPPLVLLRVAAALAAATATPALFSVAAALAPPERIGRYVAVVAFGVTGAIAAGVPAGTWIGGTLGWRATFGAMAVAGALVAAGFAAWLPGSAASAPPPPPPPPLRSQLAILLRPAISLGLAANVTLMLGSMMLLTYLAPFTAGLASAGTGERGVLFAVSGVAGMAGIWAGGRSTDRRGPDRTLAAGVAAFILTMGALAALWALRPVPVVVLLPVVAVWGAAAFWNSPAVQARLHMLAGPVSAQALALNTSGTYLGVALGGAVGGAVIDTAGPALLPLIAGTAGMAALALFVAAARSAAPATAVTARA from the coding sequence TTGCCCCGGTGGCTGGTCGCGCTCGCCCTGGGCGCGCTGATCTTCTACACCGACGACTACGTCATCGCCGGCGTGCTCCCCGAGATCTCCGGCGACCTCGACGTGTCCACGGGCGCGGCGGGCCAGCTCGTCACGGTGTTCTCGGTGACGGTCGCGGTGGCGGCCCCGGTCGCCGCGATCGCCACGGCGCGGCTGCGGCGGCGCACCGTGCTGGTCGCGGCGGCGGTGGCCTTCACCGCCGCCAACGCGCTGGCGGCGCTCGCGCCGTCCTACCCGCCGCTGGTCCTGCTGCGGGTGGCCGCCGCGCTGGCCGCCGCCACCGCCACGCCCGCCCTGTTCAGCGTCGCCGCCGCGCTGGCCCCGCCGGAGCGGATCGGACGGTACGTGGCGGTGGTCGCCTTCGGCGTGACGGGCGCGATCGCCGCCGGGGTGCCCGCGGGCACCTGGATCGGCGGCACGCTCGGCTGGCGGGCGACGTTCGGCGCCATGGCCGTGGCGGGGGCGCTGGTCGCGGCCGGTTTCGCGGCGTGGCTCCCGGGAAGCGCCGCCTCGGCGCCGCCCCCGCCGCCGCCCCCGCCGCTGCGCTCGCAGCTCGCGATCCTGCTGCGTCCCGCGATCTCGCTGGGGCTGGCGGCGAACGTGACGCTCATGCTGGGCTCGATGATGCTCCTGACCTACCTGGCGCCGTTCACCGCCGGGCTCGCCTCGGCCGGGACCGGTGAACGCGGCGTGCTGTTCGCCGTCTCCGGGGTCGCGGGCATGGCCGGCATCTGGGCGGGCGGCCGGTCCACCGACCGGCGCGGCCCCGACCGGACCCTGGCCGCCGGCGTCGCCGCGTTCATCCTGACCATGGGCGCCCTGGCGGCGCTGTGGGCGCTGCGGCCCGTTCCCGTGGTGGTGCTGCTGCCCGTCGTGGCGGTCTGGGGGGCGGCGGCGTTCTGGAACTCCCCGGCGGTGCAGGCGCGCCTGCACATGCTCGCCGGTCCGGTCTCCGCCCAGGCGCTGGCGTTGAACACCTCCGGCACCTACCTCGGCGTCGCCCTGGGCGGCGCCGTCGGCGGGGCGGTGATCGACACCGCCGGTCCCGCTCTCCTGCCGCTGATCGCGGGGACGGCGGGGATGGCGGCTCTGGCCCTGTTCGTGGCCGCGGCGCGGTCGGCGGCCCCGGCCACGGCGGTGACGGCGCGCGCGTGA